In a genomic window of Comamonadaceae bacterium OTU4NAUVB1:
- a CDS encoding pyridoxal phosphate-dependent aminotransferase: MKQLKKSAKLANVLYDIRGPIMDAAKQMEEEGQKIIKLNIGNLAVFGFDAPEEVQQDMIRNLPASAGYSDSKGIFAARKAVMHETQKQGIAGVTLDDIYLGNGASELIAMSTNALLDDGDELLVPTPDYPLWTASTSLSGGRPVHYLCDEDNGWMPDLADIRAKVTPRTKGIVVINPNNPTGALYSEGLLRGIIDIAREHGLVIFADEVYDKVLYDGVRHTAIASLSNDVLTLTFNSLSKSYRSCGYRAGWLVVSGDKKVARDYIEGLNMLSNMRLCANVPGQWAIQTALGGYQSIKDLVGTGGRLRRQRDLAYELITAIPGVTCVKPAAALYMFPRLDPKVYPIEDDRQFFLELLKETKVMLVQGTGFNWGTPDHFRIVFLPHEEDLREAIGRIAKFLERYRARLRTAAVA, from the coding sequence TTGAAGCAGCTCAAGAAATCGGCCAAGCTGGCCAACGTGCTCTACGACATCCGTGGCCCCATCATGGATGCCGCCAAGCAGATGGAGGAAGAGGGCCAGAAGATCATCAAGCTCAACATCGGCAACCTCGCCGTGTTCGGCTTCGATGCCCCCGAGGAAGTCCAGCAGGACATGATCCGCAACCTGCCGGCGTCGGCGGGCTATTCCGACAGCAAGGGCATCTTCGCGGCGCGCAAGGCCGTCATGCACGAGACCCAGAAGCAGGGCATCGCGGGCGTGACGCTCGACGACATCTACCTGGGCAACGGCGCGAGCGAGCTGATCGCCATGTCCACCAACGCGCTGCTCGACGACGGCGACGAGCTGCTGGTGCCGACGCCCGACTACCCGCTGTGGACCGCCTCCACGAGCCTGTCCGGCGGCCGTCCGGTGCACTACCTGTGCGACGAGGACAACGGCTGGATGCCCGACCTCGCCGACATCCGCGCCAAGGTCACGCCGCGCACCAAGGGCATCGTGGTCATCAATCCCAACAACCCGACCGGCGCGCTGTATTCCGAGGGTCTGCTGCGCGGCATCATCGACATCGCGCGCGAGCACGGCCTGGTGATCTTCGCCGACGAGGTGTACGACAAGGTGCTCTACGACGGCGTGCGGCACACGGCCATCGCCAGCCTGTCCAACGACGTGCTCACGTTGACCTTCAACTCCCTGTCCAAGAGCTATCGCTCGTGCGGCTACCGCGCCGGCTGGCTGGTGGTATCGGGCGACAAGAAGGTGGCGCGCGACTACATCGAGGGACTCAACATGCTCTCCAACATGCGCCTGTGCGCGAACGTCCCGGGCCAGTGGGCGATCCAGACCGCGCTCGGCGGCTACCAGAGCATCAAGGACCTGGTGGGCACGGGCGGCCGCCTGCGCCGTCAGCGCGACCTCGCCTACGAACTCATCACGGCGATCCCGGGCGTGACCTGCGTCAAGCCGGCGGCGGCGCTCTACATGTTCCCCCGGCTCGATCCCAAGGTCTACCCGATCGAGGACGACCGCCAGTTCTTCCTCGAGCTGCTCAAGGAGACCAAGGTGATGCTGGTGCAGGGCACCGGCTTCAACTGGGGGACGCCCGACCACTTCCGCATCGTCTTCCTGCCCCACGAGGAGGATCTGCGCGAGGCGATCGGTCGCATCGCGAAGTTCCTGGAACGCTATCGCGCCCGGCTGCGCACGGCCGCTGTCGCCTGA
- the mobB gene encoding molybdopterin-guanine dinucleotide biosynthesis protein B, whose amino-acid sequence MKAIGFAGYSGAGKTTLVERLIPLLKARGQRVSVVKHAHHRFDIDHPGKDTWRHREAGAFEVVVASDRRLALIREFERPLALSVHDLIAELDAGVDWVLVEGFRHADLPKVEVWREPAPDAPPRPPHYAEDAHVVAIATDAPRRLPHPTALPVLDVNDADAVVAWLLAQADRFDYKLAHHA is encoded by the coding sequence ATGAAGGCCATCGGCTTCGCGGGCTATTCGGGCGCCGGCAAGACGACGCTGGTCGAGCGCCTCATCCCGCTGCTCAAGGCGCGGGGGCAGCGCGTGTCGGTGGTCAAGCACGCGCACCATCGCTTCGACATCGACCACCCCGGCAAGGACACCTGGCGGCATCGGGAGGCGGGCGCCTTCGAGGTCGTCGTCGCCTCCGACCGGCGCCTGGCGCTGATCCGCGAATTCGAGCGGCCGCTGGCGCTGTCGGTGCACGACCTGATCGCGGAACTCGACGCCGGCGTCGACTGGGTGCTGGTCGAGGGTTTCCGCCACGCCGACCTGCCCAAGGTCGAGGTCTGGCGCGAGCCCGCCCCCGACGCGCCGCCGCGCCCGCCGCACTATGCCGAGGACGCCCACGTCGTCGCCATCGCCACGGACGCACCGCGCCGCCTGCCGCATCCGACCGCGCTGCCGGTGCTCGATGTCAACGACGCCGACGCGGTCGTGGCCTGGCTGCTCGCGCAGGCGGACCGCTTCGACTACAAGCTTGCCCACCATGCCTGA
- a CDS encoding homoserine dehydrogenase, which produces MKPIQVGLLGIGTVGSGTFEVLRRNQEEIQRRAGRGIEITMVADRDVERARAAVGEGTRVVADAREVIADPGIEIVVELIGGYGIARQLVLEAIAAGKHVVTANKALLAVHGTEIFAAAQQKGVMVAFEAAVAGGIPIIKALREGLTANRIQWIAGIINGTTNFILSEMRDKGLDFATVLKEAQRLGYAEADPTFDIEGVDAAHKITLMSAIAFGMPVQFDKAHVEGITKLAAQDIRYAEQLGYRIKLLGITRRAAGGIELRVHPALVPAKRLLANVEGAMNAVVVHGDAVGTTLYYGKGAGSEPTASAVIADLVDITRLHTADAAQRVPHLAFHPDAMNDHLDVVPMREVVTSYYLRLRVADEAGVLAKVTGLLAEAGISIDAVLQREADEIGGEGSTQTDVIILTHDTREGTLDDAIAQLQALPTVLAPIVRLRKEELS; this is translated from the coding sequence ATGAAACCCATCCAAGTCGGCCTGCTGGGCATCGGCACCGTCGGCAGCGGCACCTTCGAGGTGCTGCGCCGCAACCAGGAAGAGATCCAGCGGCGCGCCGGCCGCGGCATCGAGATCACGATGGTGGCCGACCGCGACGTCGAGCGCGCCCGTGCCGCCGTGGGCGAGGGCACGCGCGTCGTCGCCGATGCGCGCGAGGTCATCGCCGACCCCGGCATCGAGATCGTCGTGGAGCTGATCGGCGGCTACGGCATCGCCCGGCAGCTGGTGCTCGAGGCCATCGCCGCGGGCAAGCACGTGGTGACGGCCAACAAGGCGCTGCTGGCCGTGCACGGCACCGAGATCTTCGCCGCGGCCCAGCAGAAAGGCGTGATGGTCGCGTTCGAGGCGGCCGTGGCCGGCGGCATCCCGATCATCAAGGCGCTGCGCGAGGGCCTGACGGCCAACCGCATCCAGTGGATCGCCGGCATCATCAACGGCACCACCAACTTCATCCTCTCGGAGATGCGCGACAAGGGGCTCGACTTCGCGACCGTGCTCAAGGAGGCGCAGCGCCTGGGCTACGCGGAGGCCGACCCGACCTTCGACATCGAGGGCGTCGACGCCGCCCACAAGATCACGCTGATGAGCGCCATCGCCTTCGGCATGCCGGTGCAGTTCGACAAGGCGCACGTCGAGGGCATCACGAAGCTCGCCGCGCAGGACATCAGGTACGCCGAGCAGCTGGGCTACCGCATCAAGCTGCTGGGCATCACGCGCCGCGCCGCCGGCGGCATCGAGCTGCGCGTGCACCCGGCGCTGGTGCCGGCCAAGCGGCTGCTGGCCAACGTCGAGGGCGCGATGAACGCGGTCGTGGTGCACGGCGACGCCGTCGGCACCACGCTCTACTACGGCAAGGGCGCCGGCAGCGAGCCCACGGCCAGCGCCGTGATCGCCGACCTGGTGGACATCACGCGCCTGCACACGGCCGATGCCGCCCAGCGCGTGCCGCACCTCGCGTTCCACCCCGACGCCATGAACGACCACCTGGACGTGGTGCCGATGCGCGAGGTCGTCACGAGCTACTACCTGCGCCTGCGCGTGGCCGACGAGGCAGGAGTGCTGGCCAAGGTCACCGGCCTGCTCGCCGAGGCCGGCATCAGCATCGACGCCGTGCTCCAGCGCGAGGCCGACGAGATCGGCGGCGAGGGCTCGACCCAGACCGACGTCATCATCCTGACCCACGACACGCGCGAGGGCACGCTCGACGACGCCATCGCGCAGCTGCAGGCCCTGCCGACCGTGCTCGCGCCGATCGTGCGGCTGCGCAAGGAAGAACTGAGCTGA
- a CDS encoding peroxiredoxin: MAIVVNKPIPEFESTATGGLKVSNTSHLGHVLVMYFYPKDNTPGCTTEAMQFRDRYKDFVKAGATVFGVSRDNMKSHEEFKTKLELPFELIADTEEKMCHMFGVVKNKIMYGKKVKGIERSTFLVGADGILKAEWRGLKVPGHVDDVLKAVKALKKPA, translated from the coding sequence ATGGCGATCGTTGTCAACAAACCCATCCCCGAATTCGAATCCACTGCCACCGGTGGCCTGAAGGTCTCGAACACCTCGCACCTCGGACACGTTCTGGTGATGTATTTCTATCCCAAGGACAACACGCCGGGCTGCACCACGGAGGCCATGCAGTTTCGCGATCGGTACAAGGATTTCGTCAAGGCCGGCGCCACCGTCTTCGGCGTGTCGCGCGACAACATGAAGTCGCACGAGGAATTCAAGACCAAGCTTGAATTGCCCTTCGAACTCATCGCCGATACGGAAGAGAAGATGTGCCACATGTTCGGCGTGGTCAAGAACAAGATCATGTACGGCAAGAAGGTCAAGGGCATCGAGCGCAGCACTTTCCTGGTTGGCGCCGATGGCATCCTGAAGGCTGAATGGCGTGGCCTCAAGGTTCCGGGCCATGTCGACGACGTGCTCAAGGCTGTCAAGGCACTGAAGAAACCCGCCTGA
- the thrC gene encoding threonine synthase, translated as MHYLSTRGDATPRRFCDILLEGLAPDGGLYLPAHYPQVDAATLGRWRALSYAELAFEILSLYIDDIPADDLRALCAKTYTAEVFGSAEIVPLRELEDGTYLEALSNGPTLAFKDMAMQLLGNLFEYELGRRGETLNILGATSGDTGSAAEYAMRGKQGIRVFMTSPDGRMSPFQQAQMFSLQDANIHNLAIEGVFDDCQDIVKAVSNDLPFKRQYRIGTVNSINWARLLAQVVYYFAGYFQATPSNDRQVSFAVPSGNFGNVCAGHVARMMGLPVRTLVVATNENDVLDEFFRTGVYRVRSAADTHETSSPSMDISKASNFERFAFDLLGRDGALTRNLFEGELGRHGFFDLSADPRFAEAATRFGFASSRSTHADRLATIRDTDRRFATLIDTHTADGLKAAREHLAPGVPMIVLETALPIKFAATIVEALGHEPDRPARFEGIEALPKRVHRLAADARAVKAYIAQHCDAASA; from the coding sequence ATGCACTACCTCTCCACACGCGGCGACGCCACGCCGCGCCGCTTCTGCGACATCCTGCTCGAGGGCCTGGCGCCCGACGGCGGCCTGTACCTGCCGGCGCATTACCCGCAGGTCGACGCGGCCACGCTCGGGCGCTGGCGCGCGCTGTCCTATGCCGAGCTGGCCTTCGAGATCCTGTCGCTCTACATCGACGACATCCCGGCCGACGATCTGCGCGCCCTGTGCGCGAAGACGTACACGGCCGAGGTCTTCGGCAGCGCCGAGATCGTCCCGCTGCGCGAGCTGGAGGACGGCACCTACCTCGAGGCCCTGTCCAACGGCCCGACCCTGGCCTTCAAGGACATGGCGATGCAGTTGCTGGGCAACCTGTTCGAGTACGAACTGGGCCGCCGCGGCGAGACGCTCAACATCCTCGGCGCCACCAGCGGCGACACCGGCAGCGCGGCCGAGTACGCGATGCGCGGCAAGCAGGGCATCCGCGTCTTCATGACCTCGCCGGACGGGCGCATGAGCCCGTTCCAGCAGGCGCAGATGTTCAGCCTGCAGGACGCCAACATCCACAACCTCGCCATCGAGGGCGTGTTCGACGACTGCCAGGACATCGTGAAGGCGGTCTCCAACGACCTGCCGTTCAAGCGCCAGTACCGCATCGGCACGGTCAATTCGATCAACTGGGCGCGCCTGCTGGCGCAGGTCGTCTACTACTTCGCGGGCTACTTCCAGGCCACGCCGTCGAACGACCGGCAGGTCAGCTTCGCCGTGCCCTCGGGCAACTTCGGCAACGTCTGCGCCGGCCATGTCGCGCGCATGATGGGCCTGCCCGTCCGCACGCTGGTGGTGGCCACCAACGAGAACGACGTGCTCGACGAGTTCTTCCGCACCGGCGTCTACCGCGTGCGTTCGGCCGCCGACACGCACGAGACCTCCAGCCCGTCGATGGACATCAGCAAGGCGAGCAACTTCGAGCGCTTCGCCTTCGATCTGCTCGGGCGCGACGGCGCCCTCACGCGCAACCTGTTCGAGGGCGAGCTCGGCCGCCACGGCTTCTTCGACCTGAGCGCCGATCCGCGCTTCGCCGAGGCCGCGACGCGCTTCGGTTTCGCGAGCAGCCGCAGCACGCACGCCGACCGCCTCGCGACCATCCGCGACACCGACCGGCGCTTCGCCACGCTGATCGACACGCACACCGCCGACGGCCTGAAGGCCGCGCGCGAGCACCTCGCGCCCGGCGTGCCGATGATCGTGCTGGAGACGGCGCTGCCGATCAAGTTCGCCGCCACGATCGTCGAGGCCCTCGGCCACGAGCCGGACCGCCCGGCGCGGTTCGAGGGCATCGAGGCCCTGCCCAAGCGCGTGCACAGGCTCGCCGCCGACGCGCGGGCCGTCAAGGCGTACATCGCGCAGCATTGCGACGCGGCGAGCGCGTGA
- a CDS encoding Mth938-like domain-containing protein, giving the protein MKLQPDKSEVQTITAYGPGWIAINHERLETSMIVGSGGERLTWNCTGFETLGAEHFAQLASLDAEMVIFGSGTRLRFPHPSWLQPLMARRVGVETMDTAAACRTYNILAAEGRRVVAALLVERPMDGM; this is encoded by the coding sequence ATGAAGCTCCAGCCCGACAAATCCGAGGTCCAGACAATCACCGCCTACGGTCCGGGGTGGATCGCGATCAACCACGAACGGTTGGAGACCAGCATGATCGTGGGCTCCGGTGGCGAGCGCCTGACCTGGAACTGCACCGGCTTCGAGACGCTCGGCGCCGAGCACTTCGCCCAGCTGGCCTCGCTGGACGCGGAAATGGTGATCTTCGGCAGCGGCACGCGACTGCGCTTCCCGCATCCGTCATGGCTGCAGCCGCTCATGGCGCGTCGCGTGGGCGTCGAAACCATGGACACGGCAGCGGCCTGCCGCACCTACAACATCCTGGCCGCGGAAGGGCGACGCGTGGTGGCGGCGCTGCTGGTGGAGCGTCCCATGGATGGAATGTGA